Proteins co-encoded in one Saprospira grandis genomic window:
- a CDS encoding DUF4212 domain-containing protein gives MEENNLQNKEAHNKKMQAYWRENLRYLLILLVIWFLVSFGAGILFAPSLDSIRLGGFKLGFWFAQQGAIYAFVVLVFVYVWLMNRLDKKYGLDK, from the coding sequence ATGGAAGAGAACAACTTGCAAAATAAAGAGGCCCATAACAAAAAAATGCAGGCCTATTGGCGCGAGAATTTGCGCTACCTACTCATTCTTTTAGTGATTTGGTTCTTGGTCTCTTTTGGGGCTGGAATTCTATTCGCTCCCAGTCTAGATAGCATCCGATTAGGGGGCTTCAAACTAGGGTTTTGGTTTGCCCAGCAGGGCGCTATCTATGCCTTTGTGGTTTTGGTTTTTGTCTATGTTTGGTTGATGAATCGCCTAGACAAAAAGTATGGACTAGACAAATAA
- a CDS encoding hydroxymethylglutaryl-CoA reductase, degradative — translation MKNPKIVSGFSKKSKRGKLRWLVENFFKHPEEVARELKSFWYGDPQKQKIFDEFSENTITNFYMPYGVLPNLKINEEVYCVPMVIEESSVVAAASAAAKFWLNRGGFKTEILATKKVGQVHFDWKGKRKTLEALMPKIKQLIHTETSHITANMRKRGGGILDIELLDMSDLEPNYFQLQMTFETCDSMGANFINSVLEESARSLKQFIGSQEQLPAEERELTIIMAILSNYTPECLVRASVECPIEELGNFCDGDMPAEEFARKFEKALNIARIDTYRATTHNKGIFNGIDAVVIATGNDFRAVEACGHAYAARDGKYRSLSFAECKDGIFKFWLDIPLAVGTVGGLTALHPMAKRSLEMLGQPSAEELMQIIAATGLAQNFAAVRSLVTTGIQKGHMKMHLMNILNHLEATEKEVKEALVYFADKLVSFSSVREFIQLLRSTPEGMPLPLPIMIERKKS, via the coding sequence ATGAAAAATCCAAAAATTGTTTCTGGATTTTCTAAAAAATCGAAACGAGGAAAACTACGCTGGTTGGTCGAAAACTTTTTCAAGCATCCTGAAGAAGTAGCCCGAGAGCTCAAAAGCTTTTGGTATGGCGACCCTCAAAAACAAAAAATATTTGATGAGTTCAGCGAAAATACCATCACCAACTTCTATATGCCTTATGGTGTGCTGCCCAACCTCAAAATCAACGAGGAGGTCTATTGCGTGCCTATGGTCATTGAAGAAAGCTCGGTAGTAGCCGCCGCTTCTGCCGCAGCCAAATTTTGGCTAAACCGTGGTGGATTCAAAACAGAGATTCTAGCCACCAAAAAGGTGGGCCAAGTACATTTTGACTGGAAAGGCAAGCGCAAAACCCTAGAAGCGCTAATGCCCAAAATCAAACAGCTCATTCATACCGAAACCTCGCATATTACAGCTAATATGCGCAAAAGAGGGGGCGGAATTCTAGACATTGAGCTGCTCGATATGAGTGATTTAGAGCCTAACTATTTTCAGCTCCAAATGACTTTTGAGACCTGTGATTCTATGGGGGCCAACTTTATCAACTCGGTCCTTGAAGAATCTGCCCGCAGCCTCAAGCAGTTTATTGGCAGCCAAGAACAACTGCCTGCAGAAGAAAGAGAATTGACCATTATTATGGCCATTTTGTCGAATTATACGCCAGAATGCCTCGTCCGCGCTAGTGTAGAATGTCCCATTGAGGAGCTCGGCAATTTCTGCGATGGCGATATGCCCGCCGAAGAATTTGCCCGCAAATTTGAAAAGGCCCTTAATATTGCTCGCATCGACACCTACAGAGCCACCACCCACAATAAAGGAATTTTTAATGGCATTGATGCCGTGGTCATTGCTACGGGCAATGATTTTAGAGCCGTAGAAGCTTGTGGACATGCCTATGCCGCTAGAGATGGAAAATACCGCTCGCTCTCTTTTGCCGAATGCAAGGATGGCATCTTTAAGTTTTGGCTAGATATTCCCCTAGCGGTGGGTACTGTGGGCGGCCTAACGGCTCTTCACCCTATGGCCAAGCGCTCCCTAGAAATGCTCGGTCAGCCTTCTGCCGAAGAACTCATGCAGATTATTGCCGCTACGGGCTTGGCCCAAAACTTTGCCGCGGTCCGCTCTTTGGTCACAACAGGGATCCAAAAGGGCCATATGAAAATGCACCTGATGAATATCCTCAACCATTTGGAAGCCACCGAAAAAGAGGTAAAAGAGGCCTTGGTCTACTTTGCCGATAAGTTGGTTTCTTTCAGCTCGGTTCGGGAGTTTATCCAGCTTTTGCGCAGTACACCTGAGGGGATGCCTCTCCCCCTTCCCATTATGATTGAGCGCAAGAAATCTTAA
- a CDS encoding sodium:solute symporter family protein — translation MMNYLFAGLPLLSVQSWTYILVGLTFSLYIFIAIWSRASSTKDFYVAGGGVSPLTNGAATAADWMSAASFISMAGLISFMGYDGGVYLMGWTGGYVLLALTIAPYLRKFGKFTVPDFIGDRYYSGTARLVAVLAAIIVSFTYVAGQMRGVGVVFSRFLETSIEWGVVIGMLIVFFYAVLGGMKGITYTQVAQYCVLIFAFMVPAIFIAIQMTGTPIPQLGFGGTLEDGTFLLDKLDSLHRDLGFHEYTSGKKSMIDVFAITCALMVGTAGLPHVIVRFFTVPDVRSARLSGGYALILIAILYTTAPAIAAFARTNLLQTVYNEETKEHVEYKAMPDWFKKWEETGLVAWSDKNNDGRIQYVAGPAIKGKTPTFAEDNGANGERLVTNPDESSKNELYIDRDIMVLANPEIAELPNWVIALVAAGGLAAALSTAAGLLLVISTSIAHDLLKMQLMPNISEKGELLAARISAAFAVVVAGYFGINPPGFVAAVVALAFGLAAASFFPAIILGIFYKRMNKEGAIAGMVVGLSLMLFYMLNYKFNMFGPTTADDWWFGISPEGFGTVAMVVNFVVSIVICQFTPAPPLEVQQIVEEIRIPSGAGEAQDH, via the coding sequence ATGATGAATTATCTATTTGCTGGCTTGCCACTTTTATCGGTGCAAAGCTGGACCTATATCTTAGTTGGGCTGACTTTTAGCCTCTATATTTTTATCGCTATTTGGTCAAGAGCTTCTTCTACCAAAGACTTCTATGTTGCTGGTGGAGGGGTTTCGCCCCTAACCAATGGGGCGGCCACGGCTGCCGACTGGATGTCTGCCGCTTCCTTTATCTCTATGGCTGGACTGATTTCCTTTATGGGCTATGATGGTGGGGTGTACCTCATGGGCTGGACCGGTGGGTATGTCCTTTTGGCCCTGACCATTGCGCCCTATCTGCGTAAGTTCGGTAAGTTTACGGTGCCCGATTTTATCGGAGATCGCTATTACTCTGGTACCGCTCGTTTGGTGGCTGTTTTGGCCGCTATTATTGTCTCTTTTACTTATGTAGCTGGACAAATGCGTGGGGTAGGAGTGGTCTTCTCTCGCTTTCTAGAAACCTCTATCGAATGGGGGGTAGTGATCGGGATGCTGATCGTATTTTTCTATGCCGTTTTGGGCGGTATGAAAGGAATTACCTACACCCAGGTGGCCCAATACTGCGTTTTGATTTTTGCCTTTATGGTGCCCGCTATCTTTATTGCGATTCAGATGACTGGAACGCCTATTCCCCAGCTTGGCTTTGGCGGAACCCTAGAAGATGGCACTTTTCTCTTAGATAAATTAGATAGCCTGCATCGAGACCTCGGTTTTCATGAGTATACCTCGGGCAAAAAGAGTATGATTGATGTCTTTGCCATTACTTGTGCCCTTATGGTGGGGACGGCTGGACTCCCTCACGTAATTGTGCGCTTCTTTACGGTTCCCGATGTGCGCTCGGCTCGCCTTTCTGGCGGTTATGCACTGATCCTAATTGCTATTCTATACACTACGGCTCCTGCTATTGCGGCTTTTGCTCGCACCAATCTCTTGCAAACGGTCTATAATGAAGAAACCAAAGAGCATGTAGAGTACAAAGCCATGCCCGACTGGTTCAAGAAGTGGGAAGAAACGGGCCTAGTCGCTTGGTCAGATAAAAACAATGATGGCCGCATTCAGTATGTGGCTGGTCCCGCTATCAAAGGCAAAACGCCTACTTTTGCCGAAGACAATGGCGCCAATGGCGAACGTCTGGTGACCAACCCCGATGAGTCGAGCAAAAATGAACTCTATATCGACCGTGATATTATGGTGTTGGCCAACCCTGAAATTGCCGAGCTCCCCAACTGGGTGATTGCTTTGGTTGCTGCAGGGGGACTAGCCGCCGCCCTTTCTACGGCTGCAGGTCTACTACTCGTCATTTCAACTTCTATTGCGCACGATTTGCTCAAAATGCAGCTCATGCCCAACATTTCTGAAAAAGGAGAGCTTTTGGCTGCTCGAATTAGCGCCGCTTTTGCGGTGGTCGTTGCCGGTTATTTCGGGATCAATCCTCCCGGCTTTGTGGCGGCCGTTGTGGCCCTCGCCTTTGGTCTGGCTGCGGCCTCCTTCTTCCCCGCTATCATTCTGGGGATTTTCTACAAACGGATGAACAAAGAAGGCGCAATTGCTGGAATGGTCGTCGGTTTGAGCCTTATGCTTTTCTATATGCTCAACTACAAATTTAATATGTTTGGCCCCACTACTGCCGATGATTGGTGGTTTGGCATCTCGCCCGAAGGCTTCGGAACAGTCGCTATGGTCGTCAACTTTGTAGTCTCTATCGTGATTTGCCAGTTTACGCCGGCTCCCCCTCTAGAGGTGCAGCAAATTGTAGAAGAGATTCGCATTCCTTCTGGAGCTGGAGAAGCACAAGATCACTAA
- a CDS encoding isopentenyl-diphosphate delta-isomerase, whose amino-acid sequence MFEDQDKTAVSRKKDHIALAFSSQVGANQLDPRFSYEPLLSSHQAKGLPEQEFLGKRFRAPLWVSSMTGGTDWAKTINENLARAAKQFGFGMGLGSCRGLLTDDSFLADFQMRPILGYDLPLYANLGIAQLEQLLDNKKTELILRLIDKLQADGLIVHVNPFQEWLQPEGDRFRYAPIDTIERLLDQLPQIPLIVKEVGQGMGKESLRQLLQLPLAAIDFAASGGTNFALLELLRADLSLKTAYEPLTYIGHSAPQMLEFVNELVDELGDKLRCEQLIISGGVKNFLDGYYLCQKSKLPAVYGQASALLKHARGSYEDLELFLQQQIQGLELAHQFLRIVD is encoded by the coding sequence TTGTTTGAAGACCAAGACAAAACCGCAGTAAGCCGCAAAAAGGACCATATTGCACTGGCTTTCTCTTCCCAAGTAGGGGCCAATCAGCTCGACCCCCGCTTTAGTTATGAGCCCTTGCTTTCTAGCCATCAGGCTAAAGGCCTGCCTGAACAGGAGTTTTTGGGCAAGCGTTTCCGAGCACCGCTTTGGGTCTCTAGCATGACTGGCGGGACTGATTGGGCCAAAACAATTAACGAGAACTTAGCCCGAGCAGCCAAACAATTCGGTTTTGGAATGGGCCTAGGCAGCTGCCGGGGTCTCTTGACCGATGATAGCTTTCTGGCCGACTTTCAGATGCGTCCCATTTTAGGCTACGACCTTCCGCTTTATGCCAATTTGGGCATTGCCCAGCTAGAACAACTGCTAGACAATAAGAAAACGGAACTCATTCTCCGCCTTATCGATAAACTTCAGGCCGATGGACTGATTGTACACGTCAATCCCTTTCAGGAGTGGTTGCAACCAGAGGGCGACCGTTTCCGTTATGCTCCTATAGATACAATTGAGCGCCTGCTCGACCAATTGCCGCAAATTCCACTCATTGTAAAAGAAGTGGGCCAAGGTATGGGGAAAGAAAGTTTGCGGCAGCTGCTCCAACTCCCTTTAGCGGCTATAGATTTTGCAGCCAGTGGCGGCACTAATTTTGCGCTTTTAGAATTACTTCGGGCCGACCTAAGCCTGAAAACAGCCTACGAGCCCCTAACTTACATTGGGCATTCGGCCCCGCAAATGCTAGAGTTTGTCAATGAATTAGTAGATGAGCTAGGCGATAAATTGCGCTGCGAACAGTTAATCATCTCTGGGGGAGTCAAAAACTTTCTAGATGGTTATTATCTTTGCCAAAAATCTAAGCTCCCCGCCGTTTACGGTCAGGCCTCTGCCCTACTCAAGCACGCCCGTGGCAGTTATGAAGATTTAGAACTCTTTTTACAACAGCAAATTCAGGGACTAGAATTGGCCCATCAGTTTTTGCGCATAGTTGATTAA
- a CDS encoding porin gives MKTLSRLIVLLLLLSSSSQLWSQEVDHSYKPLKLNLNEDGSKYIRFITWHQVWGTAQMNSQDQLSVDLMLRRSRFLAYAQVSPRFLILTHFGLNSLTASGLHPVGQSTKSSLFMHDAWAEYKVYKDYLSMGAGLHYWNGISRLSNQSTLNMLTIDAPRFNWPTIGTTDQFARHLGVYAKGKIDRLDYRLAVNQALVNNLDQGIAPDTAQATYLNDGGYVYAGYLNYQFLDKESNKLPYMVGTYLGKKKVFNVGAGFNLHPKGSSSLDLQGDTVSHNVSLFGVDAFYDAPLGEGKGAITAYGVYYRYNFGPNYRLTGSSDVIGTGNIVYLQTGYLLPEFTDLGRLQFYLAGSYRQLEAFEEAANGLTIGANWFMQGHHAKISLEYQSNKAAATGSERKGLVRMQAAVFL, from the coding sequence ATGAAAACCTTATCTCGCTTAATTGTACTGCTGCTTTTGTTGAGCAGTTCCAGCCAATTGTGGTCTCAGGAAGTGGACCATAGCTATAAGCCCTTGAAATTGAATTTGAATGAAGACGGCAGCAAATACATTCGTTTTATCACTTGGCATCAGGTCTGGGGAACGGCCCAGATGAACAGTCAGGACCAACTGTCGGTAGATTTAATGCTGCGTCGTTCTCGGTTTTTGGCCTATGCGCAGGTATCTCCTCGTTTTTTGATTTTGACGCATTTTGGATTGAACAGCCTAACGGCCTCGGGGCTGCATCCTGTGGGCCAATCGACCAAAAGCAGCTTATTTATGCATGACGCCTGGGCCGAGTACAAGGTCTATAAGGATTATCTATCGATGGGGGCCGGCCTACACTATTGGAACGGAATTTCTCGCTTGAGCAACCAGAGTACTTTGAACATGCTCACGATAGATGCGCCTCGTTTCAATTGGCCCACGATTGGGACGACAGACCAATTTGCTCGGCATTTGGGCGTTTATGCCAAAGGAAAAATTGACCGTTTGGATTACCGTTTGGCGGTCAATCAGGCTTTGGTCAATAACTTGGACCAAGGCATTGCGCCAGATACCGCCCAAGCGACCTACCTCAATGATGGGGGCTATGTCTATGCGGGTTATTTGAACTACCAATTTTTAGATAAAGAGTCGAACAAACTGCCTTATATGGTAGGGACCTACCTAGGCAAAAAGAAGGTCTTTAATGTTGGGGCGGGCTTCAATTTGCACCCCAAGGGCAGCAGCAGTTTAGATCTGCAAGGCGACACGGTTTCTCATAATGTCTCTCTTTTTGGTGTAGATGCCTTTTATGATGCTCCGCTAGGAGAGGGCAAGGGGGCGATTACGGCCTATGGGGTCTATTATCGCTACAATTTTGGACCAAATTACCGCCTAACGGGCAGCAGTGATGTAATTGGAACCGGAAATATTGTCTATCTACAGACCGGTTATCTCTTGCCTGAATTTACCGATTTAGGTCGACTACAATTTTACTTGGCGGGCTCTTATCGCCAACTCGAAGCCTTTGAAGAGGCGGCCAATGGGCTGACCATTGGCGCCAACTGGTTTATGCAGGGGCATCATGCAAAAATATCATTAGAATATCAATCCAATAAAGCAGCAGCTACGGGCTCCGAGCGCAAAGGCTTGGTCCGTATGCAGGCTGCCGTATTCCTCTAA
- a CDS encoding pentapeptide repeat-containing protein: MSQFEEFRRLAQELAEEEAIRLLSFEVFSPARAEKIEELEAEKGIVLAPELKAFYLQTNGLQLRWAFKNNALAGPTGPQDWDYPLQQFREEEGCFFLLPIEQLLAPSPYLQELLRPQEQIQFAGESLSLGQFYRQMYPLDAFSSYCIQAIYFGQAGAPLYFADEYGLNFEASFPLSVAQYFQFVLQTKALSSARQAYLQAPSPPLSQWSKKDWRSLAQKHQLKQLLFEQEFPLAGQAASDCSTIKSAAMRQRAEQSPAIEEEEWQRILLAHQDFLRAGGAGGQWKMMQLMGQVFGAYQLGRELSKGQQAILDMRRLSAELDLEELQMPYASFCGAWLKYLNFSEAQLQFSLFTDAMLEKAIFAEAQLAGSDFSRACLRGASFVNANLQGADFELADLRGVDFRGAILTDARFPGAQLEGVLR, from the coding sequence ATGTCACAGTTTGAAGAATTTAGGCGCTTAGCTCAAGAGCTGGCAGAGGAAGAAGCGATTAGGCTCCTTAGTTTTGAAGTTTTTTCGCCCGCCAGGGCCGAGAAAATAGAAGAGTTGGAGGCCGAAAAGGGGATTGTTTTAGCCCCCGAGCTCAAGGCCTTTTATCTACAAACCAATGGCCTGCAGTTGCGTTGGGCTTTTAAAAATAATGCCTTGGCTGGGCCAACAGGCCCACAAGATTGGGATTATCCGCTGCAGCAGTTTAGAGAGGAGGAAGGTTGCTTTTTTCTCTTGCCCATAGAGCAACTTTTGGCCCCTAGTCCCTACCTTCAAGAGCTCTTGCGCCCCCAAGAGCAAATTCAGTTTGCAGGCGAATCACTTTCGCTAGGCCAGTTTTATCGCCAGATGTATCCTCTAGATGCCTTTTCTTCCTATTGTATACAGGCTATTTATTTTGGCCAAGCAGGGGCCCCGCTCTATTTTGCCGATGAATATGGCCTGAACTTCGAGGCCTCTTTTCCCCTTTCGGTGGCCCAGTATTTTCAGTTTGTTTTGCAAACAAAGGCCCTCAGCAGTGCCCGCCAAGCTTATCTGCAGGCGCCTAGCCCGCCTCTTAGCCAATGGAGCAAAAAAGATTGGCGCAGTTTGGCCCAAAAACATCAGCTCAAACAATTGCTTTTTGAACAGGAGTTTCCCCTAGCGGGACAAGCCGCTAGCGATTGCTCAACCATCAAAAGTGCGGCTATGCGCCAAAGGGCCGAGCAATCGCCAGCCATAGAAGAAGAAGAATGGCAACGCATTTTGTTGGCCCATCAAGATTTTTTGCGAGCGGGTGGGGCCGGCGGCCAATGGAAGATGATGCAACTGATGGGGCAAGTTTTTGGGGCCTACCAATTGGGCAGAGAGCTAAGCAAGGGCCAACAGGCTATTTTAGATATGCGGCGACTTTCGGCAGAGTTGGACCTCGAAGAGTTGCAAATGCCTTATGCCTCTTTTTGTGGCGCTTGGCTCAAATATCTCAATTTTAGTGAGGCCCAATTGCAGTTTTCCCTCTTTACCGATGCCATGCTAGAAAAAGCCATCTTTGCCGAGGCCCAACTGGCTGGTAGCGATTTCTCTCGGGCTTGCCTCCGTGGGGCTAGCTTTGTCAATGCCAATTTACAAGGGGCCGATTTTGAACTAGCCGACCTTAGAGGGGTGGATTTCCGTGGCGCTATCCTTACCGATGCTCGCTTTCCCGGTGCCCAACTAGAGGGCGTCCTCCGCTAA